Proteins from a genomic interval of Neoarius graeffei isolate fNeoGra1 chromosome 24, fNeoGra1.pri, whole genome shotgun sequence:
- the hmgcra gene encoding 3-hydroxy-3-methylglutaryl-CoA reductase a isoform X1, producing the protein MLSRLFRLHGLFVASHPWEVIVATVTLTICMMSMNMFTGNNRICGWNFDCPKYEEQVLSSDIIILTITRCIAIVYIYFQFQNLRQLGSKYILGIAGLFTIFSSFVFSTVVIHFLDKELTGLNEALPFFLLLIDLSKACALAKFALSSNSQDEVRENIARGMAVLGPTFTLDALVECLVIGVGTMSGVRQLEIMCGFGCMSVLANYFVFMTFFPACVSLVLELSRESREGHPIWQLSHFARVLEEEEDNKPNPVTQRVKMIMSLGLVMVHAHSRWIADPASPNRTLDVPQVGMSLNSPKRIEPDMPLWQFYLSRMISMDIEQVITLGLALFLAMKYIFFEQVEMESTLSLKVSPPSTKLTQRWYPNQCCRKEVTPCSNRSEKPTAPPPPPPPITKEERDLVIKPLPTKTEPIPRSMFVVGEGETLDNSVVVEPQPSISSESRPVEKCLTILQDPQMGAQFLSDAEVIMLVNAKHIPAYKLEAVMESPQRGVMIRRKMLRPKLPKTSALTCLPYKDYNYSQVMGTCCENIIGYMPVPVGVAGPLLLDGKQFQVPLATTEGCLVASTNRGCRAIALAGGVSSRLLADGMTRGPVVRLSSACKAAEVKAWLESPEGYKCIKEAFDHTSRFARLEKLLIGLASRNLYIRFQSQTGDAMGMNMISKGTEQALARLKEEFPELQVLAVSGNYCTDKKPAAINWIEGRGKSVVCEAIIPAQVVREVLKTSTEALVELNINKNLVGSAMAGSIGGYNAHAANIVAAIYIACGQDPAQTVGSSNCITLMEAAGPATEDLYISCTMPSIELGTVGGGTNLAPQQACLQMLGVQGASETCPGENARQLAKVVCATVLAGEISLMAALAAGQLVKSHMTHNRSKVNLQDTPRSCTKQAP; encoded by the exons ATGCTAAGCAGACTTTTCCGACTCCATGGCCTGTTCGTGGCCTCCCATCCTTGGGAGGTGATTGTGGCCACTGTGACTCTCACCATTTGCATGATGTCCATGAACATGTTCACTGGCAATAACCGCATTTGTGGTTGGAACTTTGACTGCCCCAAGTATGAGGAG CAAGTCCTCAGCAGTGACATCATCATTCTGACAATCACACGATGCATTGCAATTGTCTACATTTACTTCCAATTTCAAAACCTTCGGCAGCTTGGATCAAAGTATATACTGG GTATTGCTGGACTTTTCACTATCTTCTCTAGTTTTGTATTCAGCACTGTTGTGATTCATTTCTTGGATAAGGAGCTGACCGGTTTAAA TGAGGCATTGCCGTTCTTCCTGCTCCTGATTGACCTCTCCAAAGCGTGTGCTCTGGCAAAATTTGCACTGAGTTCAAACTCACAG GATGAGGTTAGAGAAAACATAGCAAGAGGAATGGCAGTACTGGGTCCAACATTCACTCTGGATGCGCTGGTGGAGTGTCTAGTAATTGGTGTCGGGACCATGTCAG GTGTTCGCCAGCTTGAGATCATGTGCGGCTTTGGATGCATGTCTGTCCTCGCCAATTACTTCGTCTTCATGACTTTCTTCCCAGCCTGTGTCTCGTTAGTGCTTGAG TTATCCAGGGAAAGCAGAGAGGGACATCCTATCTGGCAGCTGAGCCACTTTGCCCGTGTcctggaggaagaggaggacaaCAAACCCAATCCAGTCACACAGAGAGTCAAGATGATCATG TCTCTTGGCCTGGTGATGGTTCACGCTCACAGTCGATGGATTGCTGATCCGGCATCTCCAAATAGAACCCTGGATGTTCCCCAAGTGGGAATGAGTTTAAATTCACCCAAGAGGATTGAGCCGGATATGCCCTTGTGGCAGTTCTACCTGTCCAG AATGATCAGCATGGACATTGAGCAGGTCATCACTTTAGGTCTTGCCCTCTTCCTGGCCATGAAGTACATCTTCTTTGAGCAGGTGGAAATGGAGTCTACGCTGTCTCTTAAAGTCTCTCCTCCCAGCACCAAGCTCACACAGAGATGGTATCCTAATCAGTGCTGCAGGAAGGAAGTGACCCCCTGCTCTAACAGGTCCGAGAAGCccactgctcctcctcctcctcctcctcctatcaCTAAAGAGGAAAGAG ATTTAGTGATAAAGCCATTGCCTACCAAGACTGAGCCAATTCCAAGAAGCATGTTTGTGGTGGGAGAGGGAGAAACCTTGGACAATAGTGTTGTAGTGGAACCTCAGCCCAGCATCTCTTCAGAGTCCAGGCCAGTGGAAAAGTGCTTGACCATTCTGCAAGACCCACAG ATGGGTGCTCAATTCCTGAGCGATGCTGAGGTTATTATGTTAGTAAATGCGAAGCACATTCCTGCCTATAAGCTGGAGGCAGTGATGGAGAGCCCACAGAGAGGGGTGATGATCCGCAGGAAGATGCTCCGCCCCAAACTTCCAAAGACTTCTGCACTCACCTGCCTTCCCTACAAAGACTACAACTACTCTCAG GTGATGGGAACTTGCTGTGAGAACATCATTGGTTACATGCCTGTTCCAGTGGGGGTTGCAGGCCCTCTGCTGTTGGACGGAAAGCAGTTTCAGGTCCCACTGGCTACGACCGAGGGCTGTCTTGTGGCCAGCACAAACCGAGGCTGCAGAGCAATAGCT CTGGCTGGTGGAGTCAGCAGCAGGCTTTTGGCTGATGGTATGACCCGTGGCCCTGTAGTTCGCTTATCTTCCGCCTGCAAAGCCGCTGAGGTCAAGGCATGGCTTGAGAGCCCAGAGGGCTACAAGTGCATTAAAGAGGCATTTGACCACACTAGCAg GTTTGCTCGTTTAGAGAAGCTCCTGATTGGCCTTGCTTCACGAAATCTGTATATACGCTTTCAGTCCCAAACTGGAGATGCCATGGGAATGAACATGATTTCAAAG GGAACAGAGCAAGCTCTGGCAAGGCTTAAAGAAGAATTCCCTGAGCTGCAGGTCCTGGCAGTTAGTGGGAACTACTGCACTGATAAAAAACCAGCTGCTATTAACTGGATCGAGGGCAGGGGAAAGTCAGTGGTGTGTGAAGCGATCATACCTGCTCAAGTTGTTAGAGAG GTTTTAAAGACCAGTACGGAAGCTCTGGTGGAGCTAAATATCAATAAAAACCTTGTGGGTTCTGCCATGGCAGGAAGTATTGGGGGCTATAATGCTCATGCCGCCAACATTGTTGCTGCCATTTACATCGCATGTGGACAG GACCCGGCTCAGACAGTGGGCAGCTCTAACTGTATCACCCTAATGGAAGCAGCTGGACCCGCAACAGAGGATCTCTACATCAGCTGCACCATGCCTTCCATTGAGCTGGGCACTGTAGGAGGAGGCACCAATCTGGCACCTCAGCAAGCCTGTCTGCAG ATGTTAGGTGTGCAAGGTGCCAGTGAGACGTGTCCTGGTGAGAATGCCCGGCAGCTTGCCAAGGTGGTGTGTGCTACCGTGCTGGCAGGGGAAATATCGCTCATGGCTGCTCTTGCTGCTGGACAGTTAGTCAAAAGTCACATGACACATAATAG GTCAAAAGTTAATTTACAGGACACACCACGAAGCTGTACAAAACAGGCACCTTGA
- the hmgcra gene encoding 3-hydroxy-3-methylglutaryl-CoA reductase a isoform X3, whose translation MLSRLFRLHGLFVASHPWEVIVATVTLTICMMSMNMFTGNNRICGWNFDCPKYEEQVLSSDIIILTITRCIAIVYIYFQFQNLRQLGSKYILGIAGLFTIFSSFVFSTVVIHFLDKELTGLNEALPFFLLLIDLSKACALAKFALSSNSQDEVRENIARGMAVLGPTFTLDALVECLVIGVGTMSGVRQLEIMCGFGCMSVLANYFVFMTFFPACVSLVLELSRESREGHPIWQLSHFARVLEEEEDNKPNPVTQRVKMIMSLGLVMVHAHSRWIADPASPNRTLDVPQVGMSLNSPKRIEPDMPLWQFYLSRMISMDIEQVITLGLALFLAMKYIFFEQVEMESTLSLKVSPPSTKLTQRWYPNQCCRKEVTPCSNRSEKPTAPPPPPPPITKEERGMVIKPLPTKTEPIPRSMFVVGEGETLDNSVVVEPQPSISSESRPVEKCLTILQDPQMGAQFLSDAEVIMLVNAKHIPAYKLEAVMESPQRGVMIRRKMLRPKLPKTSALTCLPYKDYNYSQLAGGVSSRLLADGMTRGPVVRLSSACKAAEVKAWLESPEGYKCIKEAFDHTSRFARLEKLLIGLASRNLYIRFQSQTGDAMGMNMISKGTEQALARLKEEFPELQVLAVSGNYCTDKKPAAINWIEGRGKSVVCEAIIPAQVVREVLKTSTEALVELNINKNLVGSAMAGSIGGYNAHAANIVAAIYIACGQDPAQTVGSSNCITLMEAAGPATEDLYISCTMPSIELGTVGGGTNLAPQQACLQMLGVQGASETCPGENARQLAKVVCATVLAGEISLMAALAAGQLVKSHMTHNRSKVNLQDTPRSCTKQAP comes from the exons ATGCTAAGCAGACTTTTCCGACTCCATGGCCTGTTCGTGGCCTCCCATCCTTGGGAGGTGATTGTGGCCACTGTGACTCTCACCATTTGCATGATGTCCATGAACATGTTCACTGGCAATAACCGCATTTGTGGTTGGAACTTTGACTGCCCCAAGTATGAGGAG CAAGTCCTCAGCAGTGACATCATCATTCTGACAATCACACGATGCATTGCAATTGTCTACATTTACTTCCAATTTCAAAACCTTCGGCAGCTTGGATCAAAGTATATACTGG GTATTGCTGGACTTTTCACTATCTTCTCTAGTTTTGTATTCAGCACTGTTGTGATTCATTTCTTGGATAAGGAGCTGACCGGTTTAAA TGAGGCATTGCCGTTCTTCCTGCTCCTGATTGACCTCTCCAAAGCGTGTGCTCTGGCAAAATTTGCACTGAGTTCAAACTCACAG GATGAGGTTAGAGAAAACATAGCAAGAGGAATGGCAGTACTGGGTCCAACATTCACTCTGGATGCGCTGGTGGAGTGTCTAGTAATTGGTGTCGGGACCATGTCAG GTGTTCGCCAGCTTGAGATCATGTGCGGCTTTGGATGCATGTCTGTCCTCGCCAATTACTTCGTCTTCATGACTTTCTTCCCAGCCTGTGTCTCGTTAGTGCTTGAG TTATCCAGGGAAAGCAGAGAGGGACATCCTATCTGGCAGCTGAGCCACTTTGCCCGTGTcctggaggaagaggaggacaaCAAACCCAATCCAGTCACACAGAGAGTCAAGATGATCATG TCTCTTGGCCTGGTGATGGTTCACGCTCACAGTCGATGGATTGCTGATCCGGCATCTCCAAATAGAACCCTGGATGTTCCCCAAGTGGGAATGAGTTTAAATTCACCCAAGAGGATTGAGCCGGATATGCCCTTGTGGCAGTTCTACCTGTCCAG AATGATCAGCATGGACATTGAGCAGGTCATCACTTTAGGTCTTGCCCTCTTCCTGGCCATGAAGTACATCTTCTTTGAGCAGGTGGAAATGGAGTCTACGCTGTCTCTTAAAGTCTCTCCTCCCAGCACCAAGCTCACACAGAGATGGTATCCTAATCAGTGCTGCAGGAAGGAAGTGACCCCCTGCTCTAACAGGTCCGAGAAGCccactgctcctcctcctcctcctcctcctatcaCTAAAGAGGAAAGAGGTATGG TGATAAAGCCATTGCCTACCAAGACTGAGCCAATTCCAAGAAGCATGTTTGTGGTGGGAGAGGGAGAAACCTTGGACAATAGTGTTGTAGTGGAACCTCAGCCCAGCATCTCTTCAGAGTCCAGGCCAGTGGAAAAGTGCTTGACCATTCTGCAAGACCCACAG ATGGGTGCTCAATTCCTGAGCGATGCTGAGGTTATTATGTTAGTAAATGCGAAGCACATTCCTGCCTATAAGCTGGAGGCAGTGATGGAGAGCCCACAGAGAGGGGTGATGATCCGCAGGAAGATGCTCCGCCCCAAACTTCCAAAGACTTCTGCACTCACCTGCCTTCCCTACAAAGACTACAACTACTCTCAG CTGGCTGGTGGAGTCAGCAGCAGGCTTTTGGCTGATGGTATGACCCGTGGCCCTGTAGTTCGCTTATCTTCCGCCTGCAAAGCCGCTGAGGTCAAGGCATGGCTTGAGAGCCCAGAGGGCTACAAGTGCATTAAAGAGGCATTTGACCACACTAGCAg GTTTGCTCGTTTAGAGAAGCTCCTGATTGGCCTTGCTTCACGAAATCTGTATATACGCTTTCAGTCCCAAACTGGAGATGCCATGGGAATGAACATGATTTCAAAG GGAACAGAGCAAGCTCTGGCAAGGCTTAAAGAAGAATTCCCTGAGCTGCAGGTCCTGGCAGTTAGTGGGAACTACTGCACTGATAAAAAACCAGCTGCTATTAACTGGATCGAGGGCAGGGGAAAGTCAGTGGTGTGTGAAGCGATCATACCTGCTCAAGTTGTTAGAGAG GTTTTAAAGACCAGTACGGAAGCTCTGGTGGAGCTAAATATCAATAAAAACCTTGTGGGTTCTGCCATGGCAGGAAGTATTGGGGGCTATAATGCTCATGCCGCCAACATTGTTGCTGCCATTTACATCGCATGTGGACAG GACCCGGCTCAGACAGTGGGCAGCTCTAACTGTATCACCCTAATGGAAGCAGCTGGACCCGCAACAGAGGATCTCTACATCAGCTGCACCATGCCTTCCATTGAGCTGGGCACTGTAGGAGGAGGCACCAATCTGGCACCTCAGCAAGCCTGTCTGCAG ATGTTAGGTGTGCAAGGTGCCAGTGAGACGTGTCCTGGTGAGAATGCCCGGCAGCTTGCCAAGGTGGTGTGTGCTACCGTGCTGGCAGGGGAAATATCGCTCATGGCTGCTCTTGCTGCTGGACAGTTAGTCAAAAGTCACATGACACATAATAG GTCAAAAGTTAATTTACAGGACACACCACGAAGCTGTACAAAACAGGCACCTTGA
- the hmgcra gene encoding 3-hydroxy-3-methylglutaryl-CoA reductase a isoform X2 translates to MLSRLFRLHGLFVASHPWEVIVATVTLTICMMSMNMFTGNNRICGWNFDCPKYEEQVLSSDIIILTITRCIAIVYIYFQFQNLRQLGSKYILGIAGLFTIFSSFVFSTVVIHFLDKELTGLNEALPFFLLLIDLSKACALAKFALSSNSQDEVRENIARGMAVLGPTFTLDALVECLVIGVGTMSGVRQLEIMCGFGCMSVLANYFVFMTFFPACVSLVLELSRESREGHPIWQLSHFARVLEEEEDNKPNPVTQRVKMIMSLGLVMVHAHSRWIADPASPNRTLDVPQVGMSLNSPKRIEPDMPLWQFYLSRMISMDIEQVITLGLALFLAMKYIFFEQVEMESTLSLKVSPPSTKLTQRWYPNQCCRKEVTPCSNRSEKPTAPPPPPPPITKEERGMVIKPLPTKTEPIPRSMFVVGEGETLDNSVVVEPQPSISSESRPVEKCLTILQDPQMGAQFLSDAEVIMLVNAKHIPAYKLEAVMESPQRGVMIRRKMLRPKLPKTSALTCLPYKDYNYSQVMGTCCENIIGYMPVPVGVAGPLLLDGKQFQVPLATTEGCLVASTNRGCRAIALAGGVSSRLLADGMTRGPVVRLSSACKAAEVKAWLESPEGYKCIKEAFDHTSRFARLEKLLIGLASRNLYIRFQSQTGDAMGMNMISKGTEQALARLKEEFPELQVLAVSGNYCTDKKPAAINWIEGRGKSVVCEAIIPAQVVREVLKTSTEALVELNINKNLVGSAMAGSIGGYNAHAANIVAAIYIACGQDPAQTVGSSNCITLMEAAGPATEDLYISCTMPSIELGTVGGGTNLAPQQACLQMLGVQGASETCPGENARQLAKVVCATVLAGEISLMAALAAGQLVKSHMTHNRSKVNLQDTPRSCTKQAP, encoded by the exons ATGCTAAGCAGACTTTTCCGACTCCATGGCCTGTTCGTGGCCTCCCATCCTTGGGAGGTGATTGTGGCCACTGTGACTCTCACCATTTGCATGATGTCCATGAACATGTTCACTGGCAATAACCGCATTTGTGGTTGGAACTTTGACTGCCCCAAGTATGAGGAG CAAGTCCTCAGCAGTGACATCATCATTCTGACAATCACACGATGCATTGCAATTGTCTACATTTACTTCCAATTTCAAAACCTTCGGCAGCTTGGATCAAAGTATATACTGG GTATTGCTGGACTTTTCACTATCTTCTCTAGTTTTGTATTCAGCACTGTTGTGATTCATTTCTTGGATAAGGAGCTGACCGGTTTAAA TGAGGCATTGCCGTTCTTCCTGCTCCTGATTGACCTCTCCAAAGCGTGTGCTCTGGCAAAATTTGCACTGAGTTCAAACTCACAG GATGAGGTTAGAGAAAACATAGCAAGAGGAATGGCAGTACTGGGTCCAACATTCACTCTGGATGCGCTGGTGGAGTGTCTAGTAATTGGTGTCGGGACCATGTCAG GTGTTCGCCAGCTTGAGATCATGTGCGGCTTTGGATGCATGTCTGTCCTCGCCAATTACTTCGTCTTCATGACTTTCTTCCCAGCCTGTGTCTCGTTAGTGCTTGAG TTATCCAGGGAAAGCAGAGAGGGACATCCTATCTGGCAGCTGAGCCACTTTGCCCGTGTcctggaggaagaggaggacaaCAAACCCAATCCAGTCACACAGAGAGTCAAGATGATCATG TCTCTTGGCCTGGTGATGGTTCACGCTCACAGTCGATGGATTGCTGATCCGGCATCTCCAAATAGAACCCTGGATGTTCCCCAAGTGGGAATGAGTTTAAATTCACCCAAGAGGATTGAGCCGGATATGCCCTTGTGGCAGTTCTACCTGTCCAG AATGATCAGCATGGACATTGAGCAGGTCATCACTTTAGGTCTTGCCCTCTTCCTGGCCATGAAGTACATCTTCTTTGAGCAGGTGGAAATGGAGTCTACGCTGTCTCTTAAAGTCTCTCCTCCCAGCACCAAGCTCACACAGAGATGGTATCCTAATCAGTGCTGCAGGAAGGAAGTGACCCCCTGCTCTAACAGGTCCGAGAAGCccactgctcctcctcctcctcctcctcctatcaCTAAAGAGGAAAGAGGTATGG TGATAAAGCCATTGCCTACCAAGACTGAGCCAATTCCAAGAAGCATGTTTGTGGTGGGAGAGGGAGAAACCTTGGACAATAGTGTTGTAGTGGAACCTCAGCCCAGCATCTCTTCAGAGTCCAGGCCAGTGGAAAAGTGCTTGACCATTCTGCAAGACCCACAG ATGGGTGCTCAATTCCTGAGCGATGCTGAGGTTATTATGTTAGTAAATGCGAAGCACATTCCTGCCTATAAGCTGGAGGCAGTGATGGAGAGCCCACAGAGAGGGGTGATGATCCGCAGGAAGATGCTCCGCCCCAAACTTCCAAAGACTTCTGCACTCACCTGCCTTCCCTACAAAGACTACAACTACTCTCAG GTGATGGGAACTTGCTGTGAGAACATCATTGGTTACATGCCTGTTCCAGTGGGGGTTGCAGGCCCTCTGCTGTTGGACGGAAAGCAGTTTCAGGTCCCACTGGCTACGACCGAGGGCTGTCTTGTGGCCAGCACAAACCGAGGCTGCAGAGCAATAGCT CTGGCTGGTGGAGTCAGCAGCAGGCTTTTGGCTGATGGTATGACCCGTGGCCCTGTAGTTCGCTTATCTTCCGCCTGCAAAGCCGCTGAGGTCAAGGCATGGCTTGAGAGCCCAGAGGGCTACAAGTGCATTAAAGAGGCATTTGACCACACTAGCAg GTTTGCTCGTTTAGAGAAGCTCCTGATTGGCCTTGCTTCACGAAATCTGTATATACGCTTTCAGTCCCAAACTGGAGATGCCATGGGAATGAACATGATTTCAAAG GGAACAGAGCAAGCTCTGGCAAGGCTTAAAGAAGAATTCCCTGAGCTGCAGGTCCTGGCAGTTAGTGGGAACTACTGCACTGATAAAAAACCAGCTGCTATTAACTGGATCGAGGGCAGGGGAAAGTCAGTGGTGTGTGAAGCGATCATACCTGCTCAAGTTGTTAGAGAG GTTTTAAAGACCAGTACGGAAGCTCTGGTGGAGCTAAATATCAATAAAAACCTTGTGGGTTCTGCCATGGCAGGAAGTATTGGGGGCTATAATGCTCATGCCGCCAACATTGTTGCTGCCATTTACATCGCATGTGGACAG GACCCGGCTCAGACAGTGGGCAGCTCTAACTGTATCACCCTAATGGAAGCAGCTGGACCCGCAACAGAGGATCTCTACATCAGCTGCACCATGCCTTCCATTGAGCTGGGCACTGTAGGAGGAGGCACCAATCTGGCACCTCAGCAAGCCTGTCTGCAG ATGTTAGGTGTGCAAGGTGCCAGTGAGACGTGTCCTGGTGAGAATGCCCGGCAGCTTGCCAAGGTGGTGTGTGCTACCGTGCTGGCAGGGGAAATATCGCTCATGGCTGCTCTTGCTGCTGGACAGTTAGTCAAAAGTCACATGACACATAATAG GTCAAAAGTTAATTTACAGGACACACCACGAAGCTGTACAAAACAGGCACCTTGA